In Arthrobacter sp. CDRTa11, one DNA window encodes the following:
- a CDS encoding ABC transporter ATP-binding protein — MIIEAEQLSRNFTVAEPGTGRGLKRLKRRRRTVHAVRDVSFTVEQGEAVGYIGANGAGKSTTIKMLTGILVPSSGRVSVCGLQPVPQRQALARKIGVVFGQRSQLWWDLPLQDSFPILGAMHRQPESRWRPRFQELSAQLALEPFLGTPVRQLSLGQRMRGEVAAALRHRPELVILDEPTIGLDMISKESLRRYLDFERREHGTTLLLTTHDMSDVQRLCQRVLVVDDGAIAFDGPLTGLAEVAEARRTMVVDFSSPLPADGLVLPHGATHLGTEAEDIRHRITFDPRQLSAAALLTAVSATAAVADLSLHEPDIEDLVRRLYTAAR, encoded by the coding sequence ATGATCATCGAAGCGGAGCAGCTGAGCCGGAACTTTACCGTCGCCGAACCGGGGACGGGGCGTGGGCTCAAACGGCTCAAACGCCGACGGCGGACAGTGCACGCCGTCCGGGACGTGAGCTTCACGGTGGAGCAGGGGGAAGCCGTGGGCTATATCGGCGCCAACGGAGCCGGGAAGTCCACCACCATCAAGATGCTCACCGGCATCCTGGTGCCTTCCTCAGGGCGCGTCTCTGTCTGCGGACTGCAGCCGGTCCCTCAGCGCCAGGCTTTGGCCCGAAAGATCGGCGTGGTGTTCGGGCAGCGCTCGCAGCTCTGGTGGGACCTGCCGCTCCAGGATTCCTTTCCCATCCTGGGGGCCATGCACCGCCAGCCGGAGAGCCGCTGGCGGCCCCGGTTCCAGGAACTGTCGGCGCAGCTGGCCCTTGAGCCGTTTCTCGGGACCCCCGTCCGCCAGCTGTCGCTGGGGCAGCGCATGCGCGGAGAGGTGGCGGCGGCGCTGCGGCACAGGCCCGAGCTGGTCATCCTGGACGAGCCCACCATCGGCCTGGACATGATCAGCAAGGAGAGCCTGCGCCGGTACCTGGATTTCGAGCGCCGCGAACACGGCACCACGCTGCTCCTGACCACCCACGACATGAGTGATGTCCAGCGGCTCTGCCAGCGCGTGCTGGTAGTGGACGACGGCGCCATCGCCTTCGACGGTCCCCTCACCGGGCTCGCGGAAGTTGCGGAGGCCCGGCGCACCATGGTGGTCGACTTCAGTTCGCCATTGCCAGCAGACGGCCTGGTCCTGCCCCACGGCGCCACCCACCTCGGGACTGAGGCGGAGGACATCCGGCACCGCATCACCTTCGACCCCCGCCAGCTCTCGGCCGCGGCGCTGCTGACGGCAGTTTCGGCAACGGCTGCCGTGGCCGACTTATCGCTCCACGAACCGGATATCGAAGACTTGGTGCGGCGGCTGTACACCGCGGCGCGGTAG
- a CDS encoding sensor histidine kinase — MSHTTVLDQRTAGAVTHDLAVDFHTLGLAGCIDKLTAPLRQQGVAVHWETPHHGIEIPAACAALLYQAAQETLTNASKYSRATALTVRLAAVFHGVRLTITDDGVGFSADSNANSRSNHGYGLRLMAMAVHEAAGTITVESARGEGTRVCITLPLD; from the coding sequence GTGAGCCACACAACAGTTCTGGACCAACGTACCGCCGGCGCCGTCACTCATGACCTGGCCGTTGACTTCCATACTCTGGGACTTGCTGGCTGCATCGACAAGCTGACTGCTCCGCTGCGCCAGCAAGGTGTTGCGGTGCACTGGGAGACCCCTCATCACGGCATCGAGATTCCCGCAGCCTGCGCCGCCTTGCTGTATCAGGCTGCACAGGAAACACTCACCAACGCTTCCAAATACTCCAGGGCAACCGCACTCACCGTTCGCCTGGCAGCGGTTTTCCATGGCGTTCGACTCACCATCACCGATGACGGCGTGGGATTCAGCGCCGACAGCAATGCCAACAGCCGGAGCAATCACGGCTACGGCCTCCGCCTGATGGCCATGGCCGTCCATGAAGCCGCCGGCACCATCACCGTGGAGTCCGCCCGCGGTGAGGGTACCCGGGTGTGTATCACCCTTCCGCTTGACTGA
- a CDS encoding ABC transporter permease, which produces MRAYWELAKSSFRRHSTYRLAALYGAFTNTVFGLIRASLLLSAISTAGGAIGGYSAIEAATYVWLGQALLAPLGLFGSAELAGRVKSGDIAVDLSRSVNLTASYWAQDMGRAAFDVLPRGVPPLIVGAIVTGLSLPTDAGPYVLGFVSIMAAITLNFLGFFMINLLAFWVVEIRGYWMLYMVVMNLLSGFLVPVTWFPQWMLDFARATPLPSMLQTPVDILAGRTDGGESLALVGVQLLWLAVLLAGTQLMVRYGSRKLVVQGG; this is translated from the coding sequence GTGCGCGCGTATTGGGAGCTGGCCAAGTCATCCTTCCGCCGCCATTCCACGTACCGCCTGGCCGCGCTGTATGGCGCTTTCACCAATACAGTCTTCGGCCTGATCCGGGCCTCCCTGCTGCTTTCGGCCATTTCGACGGCGGGCGGCGCCATCGGGGGCTACTCGGCAATTGAGGCGGCAACCTATGTGTGGCTGGGGCAGGCGCTCCTGGCCCCGCTCGGGCTCTTCGGCAGCGCGGAACTGGCCGGCCGGGTCAAAAGCGGGGACATCGCCGTCGACCTTTCCCGGTCCGTGAACCTGACCGCCTCCTACTGGGCGCAGGACATGGGGCGGGCGGCCTTTGACGTCCTGCCCCGGGGAGTTCCGCCGCTGATCGTCGGGGCCATTGTCACTGGGCTCTCCCTTCCCACCGATGCCGGCCCGTACGTGCTGGGCTTCGTCTCCATCATGGCCGCCATCACCCTGAATTTCCTGGGCTTTTTTATGATCAACCTGCTGGCGTTCTGGGTGGTTGAAATCCGCGGCTACTGGATGCTGTACATGGTGGTGATGAACCTGCTGTCCGGATTCCTGGTTCCCGTGACGTGGTTCCCGCAATGGATGCTGGACTTCGCCCGCGCCACCCCGCTCCCCTCCATGCTGCAGACCCCGGTGGACATTCTGGCCGGAAGGACCGACGGCGGAGAGAGCCTTGCGCTGGTGGGTGTCCAGCTCCTGTGGCTGGCGGTGCTGCTGGCCGGCACCCAGCTGATGGTCCGGTACGGCTCGCGGAAGCTGGTGGTCCAGGGTGGCTGA
- a CDS encoding ammonium transporter, translated as MDSGNVAWILASSALVCMMIPALALFYGGMVGSRRILNMMMMCFGGASLVAVLWALFGYSMAFGNSVGGLGLIGDITEFPGMGQLMEADEAASIPVILFAAFQLFFACVTTALVAGAAAGRMKFGAWMLFAGIWATIVYFPIAHWVFAFSSADGSVTGGWIASGIKAIDFAGGTAVHMNAGAAALALALVLGKSSGWPKMEHTKPHSRPLVLVGAGLLWVGWFGFNAGSALSAGQSASVVFLNTAVAASAGLLAWALVERLRSGAATSMGAASGLISALVAITPACGAVSPLGALAIGAIAGAVCSLAIELKFRLGFDDSLDVVGVHLVGGILGTLLIGLFATDAAPNGVSGLFYGGGVELLGVQALATVTVLAYSFGITWILAKILDRTIGLRIKPEDEMRGIDLAAHSELAYLTDEDPVELGSPHRS; from the coding sequence ATGGATTCGGGAAATGTCGCTTGGATTTTGGCCAGTTCAGCACTGGTCTGCATGATGATCCCCGCCCTGGCCTTGTTCTATGGGGGCATGGTGGGGTCTCGCCGCATTCTCAACATGATGATGATGTGCTTCGGTGGGGCCAGCCTGGTTGCTGTTCTGTGGGCTTTGTTTGGCTACTCGATGGCCTTTGGAAATTCAGTGGGAGGCCTGGGCCTCATCGGAGACATCACGGAGTTCCCCGGCATGGGTCAGCTGATGGAAGCCGATGAGGCAGCATCCATTCCGGTGATCCTCTTCGCGGCTTTCCAGCTGTTCTTCGCCTGCGTCACCACTGCCCTGGTTGCGGGAGCGGCAGCCGGGCGCATGAAGTTCGGGGCCTGGATGTTGTTTGCCGGGATCTGGGCCACCATCGTCTACTTCCCCATCGCACACTGGGTGTTCGCCTTCTCCTCTGCGGACGGGAGCGTTACCGGTGGCTGGATCGCCAGCGGAATCAAGGCGATCGACTTTGCAGGCGGAACCGCTGTTCACATGAATGCCGGCGCCGCGGCGCTCGCCTTGGCCCTGGTGCTGGGCAAGAGTTCCGGCTGGCCGAAGATGGAACACACCAAGCCGCACAGCCGGCCCCTGGTGCTGGTGGGGGCCGGGCTGCTCTGGGTTGGCTGGTTCGGTTTCAACGCCGGCTCGGCACTCTCGGCCGGCCAGTCCGCCTCGGTGGTCTTCCTCAACACGGCCGTTGCAGCCTCGGCCGGACTCCTTGCCTGGGCCTTGGTTGAACGTCTGCGCAGCGGGGCCGCCACCAGCATGGGTGCAGCTTCGGGCCTGATCTCGGCACTCGTTGCCATCACCCCTGCCTGTGGTGCCGTGAGCCCCCTCGGCGCCCTCGCCATCGGAGCCATAGCGGGTGCGGTATGCTCCCTCGCCATCGAGCTGAAGTTCCGTCTGGGCTTCGATGATTCACTCGACGTGGTGGGCGTTCACCTGGTCGGCGGCATCCTGGGCACCCTGCTCATCGGTTTGTTCGCCACCGACGCGGCTCCGAATGGAGTAAGCGGCCTCTTCTACGGCGGCGGCGTCGAGCTCCTCGGTGTCCAGGCTTTGGCCACGGTGACGGTGCTGGCCTACTCGTTCGGCATCACATGGATCCTGGCGAAGATCCTCGACCGGACCATTGGCCTGCGCATCAAGCCGGAGGATGAGATGCGCGGCATCGACCTCGCCGCCCACTCCGAGCTGGCGTACCTTACGGACGAAGACCCGGTGGAGCTGGGTTCCCCGCACCGCAGCTAA
- a CDS encoding glycoside hydrolase, with amino-acid sequence MPQHQPSEEGPATHTLPLLPGGSAYERSGPAQAVGARSAFAGQGRSYSSGQGETSAPAQPLTPLRPDAFTVPYRDPRWDGPTDPILVPDHLTGDWVLFYTQRRATAPGLTGVEWVHGTEIGVARSSDGGLNWRYQGTVDGLVPPETELPATLWAPDVVRIGDHWIMYLTVLGGVRTDWTGNASIVQFASQDLVNWEYLGALDLDSPRVIDAAVALCGDGRYRLWYKDEARESKTYSAVSDTPGDPSSWALEGLTIPGRPHEGPKVFQLEGKFWMIVDEWRGQGVHRSGDGAGGWTRQEHLGGLILTQPESVDGRPVVGRHADVVPLAPAEDGGERALLVYFTHPYWGGEDIDTMAPDPRTHLSHIRAAVLEVRDGNLVCTEH; translated from the coding sequence GTGCCCCAGCACCAGCCATCCGAAGAAGGCCCCGCCACCCATACACTTCCCCTCCTCCCTGGCGGCTCAGCGTATGAGCGGTCCGGCCCCGCTCAAGCGGTGGGGGCCCGCAGCGCTTTTGCGGGCCAGGGGCGTTCGTACAGCTCAGGACAGGGGGAAACCTCGGCACCGGCCCAGCCGCTCACTCCCCTGCGCCCCGATGCTTTCACAGTCCCTTATCGTGATCCCCGCTGGGACGGCCCCACGGATCCCATCCTGGTCCCGGACCACCTCACCGGCGACTGGGTCCTGTTCTACACGCAGCGCCGAGCGACTGCGCCCGGCCTGACCGGCGTCGAGTGGGTGCACGGCACGGAAATAGGCGTGGCGAGATCGTCCGACGGCGGCCTCAACTGGCGCTACCAAGGCACGGTTGACGGACTGGTGCCCCCAGAAACTGAACTCCCCGCTACTCTCTGGGCGCCCGACGTCGTACGGATTGGTGACCATTGGATCATGTACCTGACCGTCCTGGGCGGGGTGCGTACGGACTGGACCGGTAACGCGTCAATCGTCCAGTTCGCCAGCCAGGATCTGGTGAACTGGGAGTACCTCGGCGCCCTGGACCTGGATTCGCCGCGCGTCATTGACGCCGCGGTGGCCCTGTGCGGCGACGGCCGCTACCGGCTCTGGTACAAGGACGAAGCCCGGGAGTCGAAAACATACAGTGCCGTCAGCGACACCCCTGGGGATCCGTCGTCGTGGGCTCTTGAAGGCCTCACCATCCCGGGCCGCCCACATGAGGGGCCCAAGGTCTTCCAGCTGGAGGGAAAGTTCTGGATGATCGTAGACGAGTGGCGAGGCCAGGGTGTTCATCGGTCGGGGGACGGCGCGGGAGGCTGGACCCGGCAGGAACACCTCGGCGGGCTCATCCTGACGCAACCGGAATCCGTAGATGGACGGCCGGTCGTCGGACGACACGCGGACGTGGTTCCCCTCGCACCCGCGGAGGACGGCGGGGAACGTGCCCTGCTGGTCTACTTCACGCACCCGTATTGGGGTGGGGAGGACATCGACACCATGGCCCCTGACCCCAGGACGCACCTGAGCCACATCCGGGCGGCAGTACTGGAAGTTCGCGACGGAAACCTGGTCTGCACCGAGCACTAG
- a CDS encoding CocE/NonD family hydrolase, with the protein MNLLSHILQRKLELPPPLTRDLVVQKNLRVPMPDGVELLADRWAPRDGGKGLPTALLRTPYGRAGMFGAAMARPLAERGFQVLIQSVRGGFGSGGILDPMRQEREDGMATLDWVVKQPWFGDSMVLVGMSYLGFVQWAVADQLPPQVKAMIPHVTESALTMEFLREDGMSLELPFEWGVLTAVQERPWAMLRSRGQARKTVRALHTLPLATADVAAIGRSSKYIQDVLAYDATHEYWDSLNHSHRVANVGVPVSSVGGWYDIFLPGQLRDFQVLQESERPARLTVGPWTHAEFTNAALLEALDFGLAFARGGQPAERAPVRLFVMGEDAWRDFESWPPKGYEPQRFHLQAQGGLSVDPATDSSPDTFRYDPAEPTPAAGGISISHGGRVDNTALEARADVLTYTTAVLEQDVDVIGEVSAEIWFRSSLAHADVFVRLCDVGPDGRSHNVCDGLTSLSAADELSRATVRLWPTAYRFKRGHSIRVQVSSGAFPRFARNHGTGEPRATAVTLLAADQAVYHDPEHPSAIVLPVKVAGDQVRG; encoded by the coding sequence GTGAACCTTTTAAGCCACATCCTTCAGCGCAAACTGGAACTTCCGCCGCCCCTGACCCGCGACCTGGTGGTGCAGAAAAACCTGCGCGTGCCGATGCCCGACGGCGTTGAGCTGCTGGCGGACCGCTGGGCTCCGCGGGATGGCGGCAAGGGGCTGCCCACTGCACTGCTCCGCACACCGTATGGACGGGCTGGCATGTTCGGCGCGGCCATGGCACGGCCTCTTGCGGAGCGCGGATTCCAGGTGCTGATCCAGAGCGTGCGGGGAGGATTTGGTTCTGGCGGAATACTGGATCCGATGCGGCAAGAGCGCGAGGACGGTATGGCCACTCTTGACTGGGTGGTGAAGCAGCCTTGGTTCGGCGACTCAATGGTGCTGGTGGGCATGAGCTATCTCGGATTTGTCCAGTGGGCGGTTGCCGATCAGCTGCCGCCGCAGGTGAAGGCGATGATCCCGCACGTGACGGAGTCTGCGCTGACCATGGAGTTTCTCCGCGAAGACGGCATGTCGCTGGAGCTGCCGTTCGAGTGGGGAGTGCTGACCGCCGTCCAGGAGCGGCCCTGGGCGATGCTGCGGAGCAGGGGCCAGGCCAGGAAAACGGTGCGGGCGCTGCACACCCTGCCGCTTGCTACGGCCGATGTGGCAGCCATTGGCCGGAGCTCCAAGTACATTCAGGACGTCCTGGCTTACGATGCGACGCACGAGTACTGGGACAGCCTCAACCATTCGCACCGGGTTGCCAATGTGGGTGTGCCGGTCAGCTCCGTCGGTGGCTGGTACGACATCTTCCTTCCCGGCCAGCTCCGCGACTTCCAGGTCCTCCAGGAATCGGAGCGGCCGGCCCGGCTGACCGTAGGCCCTTGGACGCACGCGGAATTCACCAATGCTGCGCTGCTGGAGGCCCTCGATTTCGGCCTGGCATTCGCAAGGGGCGGGCAGCCGGCGGAGCGTGCCCCGGTCCGGCTTTTCGTGATGGGAGAGGACGCCTGGCGCGACTTCGAGTCCTGGCCGCCGAAGGGCTATGAACCTCAACGGTTCCACCTGCAGGCCCAGGGCGGACTTTCTGTCGATCCGGCCACTGATTCTTCGCCGGATACCTTCCGCTACGATCCGGCAGAACCAACGCCGGCCGCGGGAGGCATCAGCATCAGCCATGGGGGCCGGGTCGACAACACAGCGCTTGAGGCGCGGGCCGATGTGCTGACCTACACCACCGCCGTACTTGAGCAGGATGTGGACGTTATCGGCGAAGTCAGCGCTGAGATCTGGTTCCGATCCAGCCTGGCGCACGCCGACGTCTTCGTCCGCCTGTGCGACGTGGGCCCCGACGGCCGTTCCCACAACGTCTGTGACGGTCTGACCAGCCTCTCGGCCGCCGACGAGCTTTCCCGCGCCACTGTTCGGCTCTGGCCAACCGCGTATCGATTCAAGCGTGGCCACTCCATCCGGGTGCAGGTTTCCAGTGGCGCCTTCCCGCGGTTCGCCCGCAATCATGGCACGGGTGAACCCCGGGCCACCGCCGTCACACTGCTTGCGGCCGACCAAGCCGTCTACCACGATCCGGAGCACCCTTCGGCGATAGTCCTGCCCGTGAAGGTGGCAGGGGACCAGGTGCGGGGCTAG
- a CDS encoding ABC transporter permease produces the protein MAETETAGAPALDSTPVTNAKLLRLLVSARLRSQTAYRGSFAADVAGQVMLALTEFVELYAIVHNVPAFGGMTFAQTLLVFGFASVGFSAADLLLGETDSMSDAIRMGKLEVLLVRPLPVLLQLMTSDFQLRRVGRLVFALVALAAALFLTDIQWDPGKVALFITTPLAGAGIFGALFVGAGALQFWLLDGRQFANAFTYGGRYVASMPGAALFLPLQVFFTFVIPATLVAYAPSLVLLGLDGPAGIPSWTGWLGLPAAVVLWAITLLLWRAAIKKYTGAGG, from the coding sequence GTGGCTGAAACTGAAACTGCCGGAGCGCCGGCACTGGACAGCACTCCGGTGACCAACGCCAAGCTGCTGCGGCTCCTGGTGTCTGCACGGTTGCGCTCGCAGACGGCGTACCGGGGAAGCTTTGCCGCCGACGTCGCCGGCCAGGTGATGCTGGCCCTCACCGAGTTTGTGGAGCTGTACGCCATCGTGCATAACGTCCCGGCCTTCGGGGGCATGACCTTTGCCCAGACCCTGCTGGTGTTCGGCTTCGCGTCGGTGGGCTTCTCCGCCGCGGATCTGCTGCTGGGCGAAACCGACTCCATGAGTGATGCCATCCGGATGGGAAAGCTGGAGGTCCTGCTGGTCCGGCCGCTGCCTGTCCTGCTGCAGCTGATGACCTCCGACTTCCAGCTACGGCGGGTGGGCCGGCTGGTCTTCGCGCTGGTGGCCCTGGCTGCGGCCCTGTTCCTGACAGACATTCAATGGGATCCGGGGAAGGTCGCCTTGTTCATCACAACGCCCCTGGCCGGTGCCGGGATTTTTGGGGCGCTGTTTGTCGGGGCGGGGGCGCTGCAGTTCTGGCTCCTGGACGGACGGCAGTTCGCGAATGCCTTTACCTACGGCGGCCGGTATGTGGCGTCGATGCCCGGCGCCGCACTCTTCCTTCCCTTGCAGGTCTTTTTCACGTTCGTGATCCCTGCGACTCTCGTGGCGTACGCCCCCAGCCTGGTTCTGCTCGGGCTTGACGGTCCGGCCGGAATACCCAGCTGGACGGGCTGGCTGGGACTGCCTGCCGCCGTCGTTCTGTGGGCGATTACATTGCTGCTGTGGCGGGCGGCCATCAAAAAGTACACCGGAGCAGGAGGCTAG
- a CDS encoding DEAD/DEAH box helicase, whose protein sequence is MPSQPDESAALAIQTPAINDRSLAAGLAYAMGSRVSGISFDATTGLMLGKVRGGADVPYSTTAKLVRKAGGWSCTVGVCSCPVRKDCKHVAALLFAAEDNPATRVQLLAPAEVSRLSRQPATFELADWEQALSPLISQPGITQSTNGIPLALQFEIEEPAPHFSYTGRRDPLRSVRQLKARPVIMGTKGKWIRGDVSWNTLSYLNFRRECNEAHVEWMQTFLAAHTAAANRLHNSSALWLGLNTFAGKNMWGLLADAQKIGLALVHSRGSEPVRLAESPAAVGLNLSRYGSPANGNAADGPPADTEKTDDGGGLELAPTITVEGVEVDPAAVGTIGRPAHGIFLTTGGEALPGVAADNVITLAPLENGLSEELLTFVTAGSTLHIPAKDETRFLTGFYPKLKQAARVTAKDESVELPTLAVPTLSLLANYGADHKVRLHWEWHYKSGTLVTAQPLWRHPGDHGYRDDLAEARILEGVGQPWDLVPALGESATGGWGTPRLAASAELGGLDTLAFTEDVLPMLRRTPDVVVDTSGDIADYREAEEAPVVSISTKATEQRDWFDLGIQISLEGQPVSFAAVFSALAAGQTKMLLPSGAYFSLDLPELHQLRALIEEARSLQDNKDAPLQISRFQAGLWDELAQLGIVDEQAAAWRSAVGGLLEGGVKGLPLPDSLNAELRPYQLEGFNWLTFLYRHSLGGILADDMGLGKTVQAIALMCAAKEHAAGVSSGHADADDPGPSPETASDGGTPFLVVAPTSVVGNWAAEAARFAPGLTVKTIGETFAKNSKDAALALAGVDIVITSYALFRIDYDSYASKTWAGLVLDEAQFVKNHQSKAYQCARKLPAAFKLAITGTPLENNLMEFWALTSIVAPGLFASPKRFAEYYQKPVEKNGDKGQLEKLRRRVRPLMMRRTKDQVIQDLPPKQEQILEVVLNPRHQKVYQTHLQRERQKILGLIEDVNKNRFTIFQSLTLLRQLSLDASLVDPSLSGVRSSKLDVLFEQLEDLVAEGHRALIFSQFTGFLGKVRERLVEENIEFCYLDGSTRNRTDVVNEFKNGSAPVFLISLKAGGFGLNLTEADYVFLLDPWWNPASEAQAVDRTHRIGQARNVMVYRLVAKDTIEEKVMALKARKSQLFADVMEGDALSGGAITAEDLAGLFKE, encoded by the coding sequence ATGCCATCCCAACCGGACGAGAGTGCGGCACTGGCAATACAGACTCCCGCCATCAACGACCGCTCGCTCGCGGCCGGACTGGCCTATGCCATGGGAAGCCGCGTTTCCGGGATCTCGTTCGACGCCACCACCGGCCTCATGCTGGGCAAGGTGCGGGGAGGCGCTGACGTTCCCTATTCCACCACCGCCAAGCTGGTCCGCAAGGCCGGCGGCTGGAGCTGCACCGTTGGTGTGTGCAGCTGCCCGGTACGCAAGGACTGCAAGCACGTGGCCGCGCTGCTCTTCGCGGCGGAGGACAACCCTGCCACCCGCGTCCAGCTGCTGGCACCGGCGGAGGTTTCGCGCCTCTCCCGCCAGCCCGCCACGTTCGAGCTGGCCGACTGGGAACAGGCCCTGAGCCCGCTCATCTCCCAGCCCGGCATCACCCAGTCAACCAACGGCATCCCCCTGGCACTGCAGTTCGAGATTGAAGAACCGGCCCCGCACTTCTCCTACACAGGCCGCCGCGACCCGCTCCGCAGCGTCCGCCAGCTCAAGGCCCGGCCCGTGATCATGGGCACCAAGGGCAAGTGGATCCGCGGCGACGTCTCGTGGAACACCCTGAGCTACCTGAACTTCCGGCGCGAATGCAATGAGGCGCACGTGGAGTGGATGCAGACGTTCCTGGCCGCCCACACCGCCGCCGCCAACCGCCTGCACAACTCGTCCGCCCTCTGGCTGGGGCTGAACACCTTCGCGGGAAAGAACATGTGGGGCCTGCTGGCAGATGCCCAAAAGATCGGCCTGGCCCTGGTCCACAGCCGCGGCAGTGAGCCGGTGCGGCTCGCAGAGTCCCCCGCCGCCGTCGGGCTTAATCTGAGCCGATACGGCTCCCCGGCCAACGGAAATGCCGCAGACGGCCCGCCCGCTGACACTGAAAAGACGGACGACGGCGGCGGGCTGGAGCTCGCTCCCACCATCACCGTTGAGGGGGTGGAGGTTGACCCCGCAGCGGTGGGGACCATCGGCCGGCCCGCGCACGGCATCTTCCTGACCACCGGAGGGGAGGCCCTGCCCGGTGTTGCCGCGGACAATGTGATCACCCTGGCGCCGCTGGAGAACGGGCTGAGCGAGGAACTGCTGACCTTCGTCACCGCAGGCAGCACCCTGCACATCCCCGCGAAGGACGAGACTCGTTTCCTCACCGGTTTCTACCCCAAGCTCAAGCAGGCCGCCCGGGTCACGGCCAAGGATGAGTCCGTGGAGCTGCCCACGCTGGCTGTCCCCACACTCTCGCTGCTGGCCAACTACGGGGCCGACCACAAGGTCCGGCTGCACTGGGAATGGCATTACAAGTCCGGCACCCTGGTAACGGCGCAGCCCCTGTGGCGGCACCCCGGCGACCACGGCTACCGTGATGACCTCGCCGAGGCCCGGATCCTGGAAGGCGTTGGCCAGCCCTGGGACCTGGTCCCTGCCCTCGGGGAGTCCGCTACCGGCGGCTGGGGCACTCCGCGGCTGGCGGCTTCGGCCGAACTGGGCGGTCTGGACACCCTGGCGTTCACCGAGGACGTGCTGCCCATGCTCCGCCGCACCCCGGACGTTGTGGTGGACACCTCCGGCGACATCGCCGACTACCGCGAAGCCGAGGAAGCCCCGGTGGTGTCCATTTCCACCAAGGCCACCGAGCAGCGCGACTGGTTCGACCTCGGAATCCAGATCTCGCTTGAGGGCCAGCCGGTCTCCTTCGCCGCGGTGTTTTCCGCCCTGGCGGCCGGGCAGACCAAAATGCTGCTGCCCAGCGGCGCCTACTTCTCACTCGACCTGCCTGAGCTGCACCAGCTGCGCGCACTGATCGAAGAGGCCCGTTCGCTGCAGGACAACAAGGACGCGCCCCTGCAGATCAGCCGTTTCCAGGCCGGCCTGTGGGACGAGCTGGCCCAGCTGGGCATCGTGGATGAGCAGGCCGCTGCCTGGCGCTCGGCCGTGGGTGGACTGCTGGAAGGCGGCGTCAAAGGACTGCCGCTGCCTGACTCCCTGAACGCCGAGCTGCGTCCGTACCAGCTGGAAGGCTTTAACTGGCTCACGTTCCTGTACCGGCACAGCCTGGGCGGGATCCTCGCGGACGACATGGGCCTGGGCAAAACCGTTCAGGCCATCGCCCTGATGTGCGCGGCCAAGGAGCACGCTGCCGGCGTTTCCTCGGGTCACGCTGATGCTGACGATCCAGGCCCTTCACCGGAAACAGCGTCCGACGGCGGCACTCCCTTTTTGGTGGTGGCCCCCACCAGCGTGGTGGGCAACTGGGCAGCCGAAGCGGCTCGTTTCGCCCCGGGCCTGACGGTGAAAACCATCGGCGAAACGTTCGCGAAGAACAGCAAGGATGCCGCACTGGCGCTGGCCGGCGTGGACATCGTGATCACCTCCTACGCCCTGTTCCGGATCGACTACGACTCCTACGCGTCCAAAACGTGGGCCGGGCTGGTCCTGGACGAAGCCCAGTTTGTGAAGAACCACCAGTCCAAGGCCTACCAGTGCGCCCGGAAACTGCCGGCAGCATTCAAGCTGGCCATCACCGGCACTCCGCTGGAGAACAACCTGATGGAGTTCTGGGCGCTGACCTCCATCGTGGCGCCGGGCCTCTTCGCCAGCCCCAAGCGGTTTGCCGAGTACTACCAGAAGCCGGTGGAAAAGAACGGCGACAAGGGGCAGCTGGAGAAGCTCCGCCGTCGGGTCCGTCCGCTGATGATGCGCCGCACCAAAGACCAGGTTATCCAGGACCTGCCGCCCAAGCAGGAGCAGATCCTTGAAGTGGTGCTGAATCCGCGGCACCAGAAGGTCTATCAGACCCACCTGCAGCGCGAGCGGCAGAAAATCCTGGGCCTGATCGAGGACGTTAACAAGAACCGCTTCACCATCTTCCAGTCGCTGACCCTGCTCCGTCAGCTCAGCCTGGATGCCTCGCTGGTGGATCCGTCGCTTTCCGGTGTTCGGTCCAGCAAGCTGGACGTGCTCTTTGAGCAGCTGGAGGACCTCGTAGCGGAAGGCCACCGGGCTTTGATCTTCAGCCAGTTCACCGGGTTCCTGGGCAAGGTGCGCGAGCGGCTGGTGGAGGAAAACATCGAGTTCTGCTACCTCGACGGCAGTACACGGAACCGTACCGACGTGGTCAATGAGTTCAAGAACGGCTCTGCGCCTGTCTTCCTGATTTCGCTCAAGGCCGGCGGATTTGGCCTGAACCTGACTGAAGCCGATTACGTGTTCCTGCTGGATCCGTGGTGGAACCCGGCGTCCGAGGCCCAGGCCGTGGACCGAACCCACCGGATCGGGCAGGCGCGGAACGTGATGGTGTACCGGCTGGTGGCCAAGGACACCATCGAGGAAAAGGTCATGGCTCTGAAGGCACGGAAGTCTCAGCTGTTCGCGGATGTGATGGAAGGCGACGCCCTCTCCGGTGGAGCCATCACCGCCGAAGACCTGGCGGGCCTGTTCAAGGAATAG